The following proteins are co-located in the Thermodesulfobacteriota bacterium genome:
- a CDS encoding 1-acyl-sn-glycerol-3-phosphate acyltransferase, which produces MVRTIFVWSCIVLATLLLGVVALIAYPFDRKGRIGHRCARIWGKVALLANGVKVRVEGLERIKGSGPFIFMANHQGSYDIFALLGYLPFHFKWLAKKELFSIPFLGWTMNAAGYISLDRQGTRETVEAMNQAAQKIREGMSVVIFPEGSRSPDGSIQPFKKGGFTLALKARVPIVPISIAGSREIMPKEKWAASPGEIRIRVGEPIETESYSTRDRTVLMERVSETIQRNFEAIHRT; this is translated from the coding sequence ATGGTTCGAACGATCTTTGTCTGGTCGTGCATCGTCCTGGCGACCCTCCTGTTGGGGGTCGTCGCCTTGATCGCTTATCCCTTTGACCGGAAGGGTCGGATCGGTCATCGCTGTGCCCGGATATGGGGCAAGGTCGCCCTGCTGGCCAACGGGGTGAAGGTGAGGGTGGAAGGCCTGGAGAGGATCAAAGGGAGCGGCCCCTTTATCTTCATGGCCAATCACCAGGGCAGTTACGATATCTTCGCCCTTCTCGGGTATCTCCCCTTCCATTTCAAGTGGCTTGCGAAGAAGGAGCTCTTCTCCATCCCTTTTTTGGGCTGGACGATGAATGCGGCGGGCTATATCAGCCTCGACCGGCAGGGGACGCGAGAGACCGTGGAGGCGATGAACCAGGCCGCCCAGAAGATCCGGGAGGGGATGTCCGTGGTCATCTTTCCCGAGGGGTCGAGAAGTCCGGACGGTTCGATCCAACCCTTCAAAAAAGGGGGCTTCACCCTCGCCCTGAAGGCCAGGGTGCCCATCGTTCCCATCTCGATCGCCGGAAGCCGGGAGATCATGCCGAAGGAGAAGTGGGCGGCCTCCCCAGGGGAGATCCGGATCCGGGTGGGAGAGCCGATCGAGACCGAATCCTACTCCACCCGGGACAGGACGGTTTTGATGGAGAGGGTGAGCGAGACGATCCAGAGGAATTTCGAAGCGATCCATCGAACATAG
- a CDS encoding DNA translocase FtsK 4TM domain-containing protein, whose product MEDTVKERLKREIVGIVLIAVALFLLLSLISYHPADPSFFSYATAPREIANWVGIVGAYGSALLFQGVGFPAFLIPLVLGLYAIGYILRWEYKYPLLKLFGWAIILLTTASLFSLWTKPLQIPPRDFLLGGILGEILSRWLSRYLNLPGATLLLGCLWVLGFVLGTGVSFFGLVRGITGGLGRLADRIGTIKRMRKERSERAQKLVQRRQARKGRGQEEPPGETETEKETPPPVVVVDRSPAHRKRTEVAEQTTFNFGEERREFQLPPISLLDAETEKRQKIDRDSLVMNSRILEKKLLDYGVEGRVVEVRPGPVITVYEFEPAPGVKVSRIVNLADDLALALSAVTIRIVAPIPGKSVVGIEVPNAIRETVYLKEIVDSDLFRSSKSKLTIGLGKDISGEPFVFDLAKMPHLLVAGSTGSGKSVSINAMINSILFKATPEEVRFIMIDPKMLELSDYDGIPHLLLPVVTHPKKAATALKWLVEEMERRYTVLAEKSVRNIEHYHQKIERESKERMRPPKRQGEGEPPEGERPEERAEALPYIVVVIDELADLMMVSSKEVEESITRLAQMARAVGIHLILATQRPSVDVLTGLIKANFPARISFQVTSKVDSRTILDTVGAEHLLGSGDMLFLPPGSAKLIRIHGAYISSAEIKRVVEFLKQQESPRYETSILTEKKKGEEASGEEEEYDEKYDEAVSFVAETGQASISLIQRRFRIGYNRAARIIEKMEQEGVVGPSDGVKPREVYVKKIEP is encoded by the coding sequence ATCGAGGATACGGTCAAGGAGAGATTGAAGCGGGAGATCGTCGGGATCGTTCTGATCGCCGTGGCCCTCTTCCTCCTTCTCAGCCTCATCTCCTACCATCCGGCCGACCCCTCCTTCTTCTCCTATGCCACGGCGCCGAGGGAGATCGCCAACTGGGTCGGCATCGTCGGCGCCTATGGATCGGCCCTTCTCTTTCAAGGCGTTGGGTTTCCCGCTTTCCTGATCCCCCTCGTCCTCGGCCTTTATGCCATCGGATATATCCTCCGCTGGGAGTATAAGTATCCACTCCTCAAACTCTTCGGCTGGGCCATCATCCTGCTTACGACCGCTTCTCTCTTCAGCCTCTGGACCAAGCCGCTTCAGATCCCTCCCCGGGATTTCCTCCTCGGGGGTATTTTGGGGGAGATCCTCTCAAGGTGGCTCTCCCGCTATCTCAATCTCCCTGGGGCCACGCTCCTCCTCGGGTGCCTCTGGGTCCTCGGTTTTGTGTTAGGGACAGGGGTCTCCTTTTTCGGACTCGTCAGGGGCATCACCGGGGGCCTGGGCAGGCTTGCAGACCGGATCGGCACGATCAAGAGGATGAGAAAAGAACGGAGCGAGAGGGCCCAGAAGTTGGTCCAACGGAGACAGGCGAGGAAGGGGCGAGGGCAAGAGGAGCCCCCGGGCGAAACGGAGACGGAAAAGGAGACGCCTCCGCCGGTCGTGGTCGTCGACCGAAGCCCGGCCCATCGAAAACGAACCGAGGTCGCCGAGCAGACGACCTTCAACTTCGGAGAAGAACGAAGGGAGTTCCAGCTTCCACCGATCTCCCTGCTCGATGCCGAGACCGAGAAGAGGCAGAAGATCGACCGCGACAGCCTGGTGATGAATTCCCGCATCCTGGAGAAGAAACTCCTCGATTACGGGGTGGAAGGTCGGGTGGTGGAGGTGAGGCCCGGGCCGGTCATCACGGTTTATGAGTTCGAGCCTGCGCCGGGGGTGAAGGTGAGCCGGATCGTCAACCTCGCCGACGACCTGGCCCTGGCCCTGAGCGCCGTGACGATCCGCATCGTCGCCCCCATCCCCGGGAAGTCGGTGGTGGGGATCGAGGTGCCCAATGCGATCCGTGAGACCGTATACCTGAAAGAGATCGTCGATTCCGATCTGTTCCGGAGTTCGAAGTCGAAGCTCACCATCGGTCTCGGCAAAGACATCTCGGGCGAGCCCTTCGTCTTCGATCTGGCCAAGATGCCCCATCTCTTGGTGGCCGGCTCCACGGGATCGGGAAAGAGCGTCTCGATCAACGCCATGATCAACAGCATCCTCTTCAAGGCCACACCGGAGGAGGTTCGATTCATCATGATCGACCCCAAGATGCTGGAGTTGTCCGACTACGACGGCATCCCCCATCTCCTCCTTCCGGTGGTCACCCACCCGAAGAAGGCCGCCACGGCCCTCAAATGGCTGGTCGAGGAGATGGAGCGGCGCTACACGGTCCTGGCGGAGAAGTCGGTCAGAAATATCGAACACTACCATCAGAAGATCGAGAGGGAATCGAAAGAGAGGATGAGGCCTCCCAAACGCCAAGGCGAGGGCGAGCCACCCGAGGGAGAGAGACCGGAGGAGAGGGCGGAGGCCTTGCCCTATATCGTGGTGGTGATCGATGAGCTCGCCGACCTGATGATGGTCTCTTCGAAGGAGGTAGAAGAGTCGATCACCCGGCTGGCCCAGATGGCCCGGGCCGTGGGCATCCACCTCATCCTGGCCACCCAGAGGCCGTCGGTCGATGTCCTCACCGGGCTGATCAAGGCCAACTTCCCCGCCCGGATCTCCTTTCAGGTGACCTCGAAGGTCGATTCGAGGACGATTCTCGACACGGTCGGGGCCGAGCATCTTCTCGGATCGGGAGACATGCTCTTTCTGCCTCCTGGAAGCGCCAAGCTGATCCGGATCCACGGGGCCTATATCTCGAGTGCAGAGATCAAGCGGGTCGTCGAATTCCTGAAACAGCAGGAGTCTCCCCGCTATGAGACCTCCATCCTGACCGAAAAGAAGAAGGGGGAGGAAGCCTCGGGAGAGGAGGAGGAGTATGATGAGAAGTACGACGAGGCCGTTTCCTTCGTGGCCGAGACCGGCCAGGCCTCGATCTCCCTCATTCAGAGGCGCTTCCGGATCGGATACAACCGGGCCGCCCGGATCATCGAAAAGATGGAACAGGAGGGGGTCGTGGGACCCTCGGACGGGGTGAAGCCGAGGGAGGTCTATGTCAAAAAGATCGAACCATAG